A genomic region of Caldicellulosiruptor acetigenus contains the following coding sequences:
- a CDS encoding DUF362 domain-containing protein: MNNNIYIIYGKDAKSMTKQLLEYADVERYIPIKSKIAIKPNLVVAKPYTSGATTNPYIVEGIIEYLRENGFENIAILEGAWLGASTKRAFEVCGYTEIAKKYGVKLIDTKDDRPLKVNVDGFELNICSKVYEYDFLINVPLLKGHCQTQLTCALKNLKGLIPDSEKRRFHTLGLHKPIAYLNKAIKTHLVVVDSIMPDPDFEEGGNPVEKDFIVLGFDPVLIDSFAAEHLGYNPYDIEYISLAEKLGVGKAGEYNIIEINPEKKPTGFSKRSSIVSRYAKYIEEKDACSVCYANLISSLMRLDEQGLLKKLSKKLYIGQGYKGKAMDGIGIGSCTKAFNVCKLGCPPKSNEIVEFLKQNL, translated from the coding sequence ATGAACAACAACATTTACATTATCTACGGTAAAGATGCTAAATCTATGACAAAACAGCTTCTTGAGTATGCCGATGTGGAAAGATATATTCCTATAAAGAGCAAAATTGCTATAAAACCCAACTTGGTTGTTGCAAAGCCGTACACCTCAGGTGCGACAACAAACCCATACATTGTTGAAGGAATCATAGAGTACTTGAGGGAAAATGGGTTTGAAAACATTGCAATTTTAGAGGGTGCATGGCTTGGCGCTTCCACAAAAAGGGCGTTTGAAGTTTGTGGGTATACTGAGATTGCAAAAAAGTATGGTGTAAAGCTCATTGACACAAAAGACGATAGGCCTTTGAAGGTAAATGTTGATGGGTTTGAACTTAACATTTGTAGCAAGGTTTATGAATATGACTTTTTAATAAACGTTCCGCTTTTGAAAGGGCACTGCCAGACACAACTTACCTGTGCTTTGAAAAATCTCAAAGGGCTCATTCCTGACAGTGAAAAGAGAAGGTTTCATACACTTGGTCTTCACAAACCAATTGCATATTTGAACAAAGCAATAAAGACCCATCTTGTAGTGGTAGACAGTATTATGCCAGACCCTGACTTTGAAGAGGGAGGAAATCCTGTTGAGAAGGATTTTATAGTCCTTGGCTTTGACCCGGTTCTGATTGACAGCTTTGCCGCCGAGCATCTGGGATACAACCCATATGACATTGAATACATAAGCTTGGCAGAAAAATTGGGAGTTGGAAAAGCCGGTGAGTATAATATCATAGAAATAAATCCTGAGAAAAAACCAACCGGATTTTCAAAGAGGTCCTCTATTGTTTCAAGATACGCGAAGTATATTGAAGAAAAAGATGCATGTTCAGTCTGCTATGCAAATTTAATAAGTAGCCTTATGAGACTTGATGAGCAAGGGCTTTTGAAAAAACTTTCAAAAAAACTGTATATTGGCCAGGGCTATAAAGGAAAAGCTATGGATGGAATAGGAATTGGAAGCTGCACAAAAGCTTTTAATGTGTGCAAACTTGGATGTCCTCCAAAGTCAAACGAGATTGTTGAGTTTTTAAAACAAAATTTATAG
- the dnaX gene encoding DNA polymerase III subunit gamma/tau produces MHIALYRKYRPKVFEDVVAQEHITKTLKNQIKQDKVAHAYIFCGPRGTGKTTTAKIMSRAVNCLNPKDGNPCNECEVCRSILDEKTLDVLEIDAASNTSVNDVRQIRDEVRYPPSMCKKKVYIIDEVHMLSTGAFNALLKTLEEPPSHALFILATTDIQKVPATILSRCQRFDFKRISVKDIYERLKKIVQMENISIDDNALYLISQKAEGALRDALTILERCINTSDEHITYKFVANLLGVTSTEIVKEFIASIVENDSNKGLKVVNRLWDEGMDVNTFLEEAVKLLRSALILRLGAKDVLVDMLESDKDFVMNISNLIDSNRLVSIIKMLIDTANQVRWTRFPKVLLEINTIKLCDSQFDTSFETLIERVRKLETRLSQLAENPKAFEAVKLDKASSTKQEQKTAHTADKSAEGVDSSASFSWSEILRRWQEIKEAIKEEKPGLSHVLQNASLRFENGVKVCFKQEDSVFADVLSRNIEYFKSVLKRIVGYEGEVSVEVEKEKPLKEDAVSDQDIINKLKDIFPDTEITVKE; encoded by the coding sequence ATGCACATAGCACTTTACAGAAAATACAGACCAAAAGTGTTTGAAGATGTGGTTGCTCAGGAGCATATAACCAAAACATTAAAAAACCAGATAAAACAGGACAAAGTGGCACACGCGTACATCTTTTGCGGCCCGCGAGGTACTGGCAAGACAACAACCGCAAAGATAATGTCAAGAGCTGTGAACTGTTTGAATCCCAAGGATGGAAATCCATGCAACGAATGCGAAGTTTGCAGGAGTATCTTGGACGAAAAGACGCTTGACGTTTTGGAGATTGACGCTGCATCAAACACAAGTGTCAATGACGTGAGGCAAATCAGAGACGAGGTCAGATACCCACCTTCTATGTGCAAAAAGAAAGTGTATATAATAGACGAGGTTCACATGCTCTCAACGGGGGCTTTCAACGCGCTTTTAAAAACCCTTGAAGAGCCCCCTTCCCATGCACTTTTTATTCTGGCAACCACAGATATCCAGAAAGTGCCTGCAACCATCTTGTCCAGGTGTCAAAGGTTTGATTTCAAAAGGATTTCTGTAAAAGACATATATGAAAGGCTAAAAAAGATTGTTCAGATGGAAAATATATCAATTGACGATAATGCCCTGTATTTGATTTCACAAAAGGCAGAAGGTGCTCTGAGGGATGCTTTGACCATATTAGAAAGGTGCATAAATACATCTGATGAACATATAACCTACAAGTTTGTTGCAAACCTTTTGGGTGTTACATCAACCGAGATAGTAAAAGAGTTTATTGCTTCTATTGTAGAAAATGATTCAAACAAAGGACTTAAAGTGGTAAACAGGCTTTGGGATGAAGGAATGGATGTCAATACCTTTTTAGAAGAGGCTGTGAAGCTTTTGAGAAGTGCACTTATTTTGCGACTTGGCGCAAAAGATGTTTTAGTTGACATGCTTGAAAGTGATAAAGATTTTGTCATGAACATCTCAAACCTTATTGATTCAAACAGGCTTGTATCAATTATAAAGATGCTTATTGACACTGCCAACCAGGTACGCTGGACAAGATTTCCAAAGGTTTTGCTTGAAATAAACACAATAAAGCTTTGCGACAGCCAGTTTGACACCTCATTTGAAACGCTCATTGAGAGAGTGCGAAAACTTGAGACAAGGCTATCACAGCTTGCCGAAAATCCCAAAGCTTTTGAAGCTGTAAAGCTTGACAAGGCTTCATCCACAAAACAAGAGCAAAAGACAGCGCATACAGCTGACAAAAGCGCAGAAGGTGTAGATAGCAGTGCATCTTTTTCGTGGTCTGAGATTTTAAGAAGGTGGCAGGAGATAAAAGAGGCTATCAAGGAGGAAAAGCCGGGACTTTCACATGTTCTTCAAAATGCCAGCCTGAGGTTTGAAAATGGTGTGAAGGTATGTTTCAAGCAGGAAGATAGTGTGTTTGCAGATGTTTTGAGCAGAAACATAGAGTATTTTAAATCGGTTTTGAAAAGAATTGTAGGATATGAAGGTGAGGTCTCTGTTGAGGTTGAAAAGGAAAAGCCTTTGAAGGAAGATGCTGTATCTGACCAGGATATAATAAACAAGCTCAAGGACATCTTTCCTGACACAGAGATTACTGTAAAAGAGTGA